Proteins from one Globicephala melas chromosome 21, mGloMel1.2, whole genome shotgun sequence genomic window:
- the TCIM gene encoding transcriptional and immune response regulator, with amino-acid sequence MKAKASHPARSMSTSLRVSPSIHGYHFDTASRKKAVGNIFENIDQEALQRLFKNSGDKKAEERAKIILAIDQDLEEKTRALMALKKRTKDKLFQFLKLRKYSIKVH; translated from the coding sequence ATGAAAGCCAAGGCAAGCCACCCGGCCAGAAGCATGTCCACCTCATTGCGAGTAAGCCCGTCCATCCACGGCTACCACTTCGACACAGCCTCACGTAAGAAAGCCGTGGGCAACATCTTTGAAAACATAGACCAAGAAGCATTACAGAGGCTCTTCAAAAACTCTGGGGACAAGAAAGCAGAGGAGAGAGCTAAGATCATTTTGGCCATAGATCAAGATTTGGAGGAGAAAACACGAGCCCTGATGGCTCTGAAGAAGAGGACGAAAGACAAGCTTTTCCAATTTCTGAAACTGCGGAAATATTCCATCAAAGTTCACTGA